The following are encoded together in the Lathyrus oleraceus cultivar Zhongwan6 chromosome 3, CAAS_Psat_ZW6_1.0, whole genome shotgun sequence genome:
- the LOC127128894 gene encoding aldehyde oxidase GLOX: protein MNSFTLTLIFFILSSLIPHFHFALSSLLPFSNQGIWQLLQPTIGISAMHMQLIHNDKIIIFDRTDFGPSNLPLSNGNCRVDPNDTALQTDCTAHSVLYDISSNTFRSLTIQTDTWCSSGSVLPNGTLVQTGGFNDGERRIRMFTPCFDNSCDWIEFPSYLSERRWYATNQILPDNSIIIIGGRRQFNYEFVPKTTPFSSSSSSIHLPFLQETNDPSENNLYPFVHLLPNGNLFVFANTRSILLDYKNNVIVKEFPEIPGGDPHNYPSSGSSVLLPLDENQATVEATVMVCGGAPRGSFEAASKQNTFVKALTTCGFLKVTDQNPSWVMEDMPMERVMGDMLILPNGDVIIINGAGSGTAGWENGRQPVLTPVIFRSSETELSKRYSVMSPAYRPRLYHSSAVVLKDGRVLVGGSNPHVNYNFTGVEFPTDLSLEAFSPPYLSPEFYPIRPTIRHITNIILGYRVFYYVTFTVGNFGPASDVSVRLLAPSFTTHSFGMNQRMVILKLIGVTMVNLETYYATVLGPSTQEIAPPGYYLLFLVHKGVPSFGEWVQLM from the coding sequence ATGAACTCTTTCACATTAACCCTAATTTTCTTCATATTATCTTCATTAATCCCACATTTTCATTTCGCATTATCATCATTATTACCCTTTAGCAATCAAGGAATATGGCAACTATTACAACCAACCATTGGAATCTCagccatgcacatgcaacttaTACACAATGACAAAATCATCATTTTTGATAGAACAGATTTTGGCCCTTCAAATCTACCTCTCTCCAATGGCAATTGTCGAGTGGATCCAAATGATACTGCTCTTCAAACCGATTGCACTGCTCACTCCGTTCTTTATGACATTTCATCAAACACCTTCAGATCATTAACCATTCAAACAGATACATGGTGCTCCTCAGGTTCTGTTCTTCCAAACGGTACATTAGTCCAAACCGGTGGTTTCAACGACGGTGAACGTCGAATTCGAATGTTTACGCCATGTTTCGATAATAGTTGCGATTGGATCGAGTTCCCGAGCTACTTATCGGAACGAAGATGGTATGCAACAAATCAAATTCTACCAGATAACAGCATTATCATAATCGGAGGTAGAAGACAGTTCAACTACGAATTCGTTCCTAAAACAACAccattttcttcttcatcttcttcaattCATTTACCTTTTCTTCAAGAAACCAACGATCCGAGCGAAAACAACTTATATCCTTTCGTTCATCTTCTACCTAACGGAAACCTTTTCGTATTCGCAAACACACGATCTATATTACTCGATTACAAAAACAACGTGATCGTGAAAGAATTTCCCGAAATTCCAGGTGGTGATCCTCATAACTATCCAAGTTCAGGTTCATCAGTTCTTCTCCCTCTAGACGAAAACCAAGCCACCGTTGAAGCTACGGTCATGGTTTGCGGAGGAGCGCCTCGTGGATCATTCGAAGCTGCTTCGAAGCAAAACACGTTCGTGAAAGCACTTACAACGTGTGGATTTCTCAAAGTAACAGACCAAAACCCTAGTTGGGTTATGGAAGATATGCCAATGGAAAGAGTAATGGGAGATATGTTGATTCTACCTAACGGCGATGTTATTATAATCAACGGCGCTGGATCGGGTACTGCCGGTTGGGAAAACGGCCGACAACCGGTTTTAACACCGGTGATATTCCGGTCGTCGGAGACTGAATTATCGAAACGATACAGTGTAATGTCACCCGCTTATAGACCTAGGCTTTATCATTCTTCTGCAGTGGTGTTAAAAGATGGAAGAGTTTTAGTTGGAGGTAGTAATCCACATGTAAACTACAATTTCACTGGAGTTGAATTTCCAACTGATTTAAGCTTAGAAGCGTTTTCTCCACCGTATTTGTCGCCGGAGTTTTATCCGATACGGCCAACCATTCGACATATCACCAACATTATATTAGGGTATAGGGTTTTTTATTATGTCACATTTACCGTAGGTAATTTTGGTCCGGCGAGCGATGTTTCGGTTAGGCTATTGGCGCCGTCATTTACTACACATTCTTTTGGAATGAATCAGAGGATGGTGATTTTGAAGTTGATTGGAGTAACAATGGTGAATTTGGAGACTTATTATGCTACTGTTTTGGGACCATCAACTCAAGAAATTGCACCCCCTGGTTATTATCTTTTGTTTTTGGTGCATAAGGGTGTGCCTAGTTTTGGTGAGTGGGTGCAACTCATGTAA